A genomic stretch from Capricornis sumatraensis isolate serow.1 chromosome 4, serow.2, whole genome shotgun sequence includes:
- the SEPTIN3 gene encoding neuronal-specific septin-3 isoform X3, whose product MDHDFEMQPHGAPGPGNSSRSHLLGRPARPSKLPGGVSPLIPVLRKTFHLDAFSPSHIPQASSRPGLGARAWSESSQETGKSLASRKFSSISLTVHPHRQARPLGPLPSHWEELSSPGREAATHGGRRLPTVGSSSVSLVPGDRVHSEGPGNPGLAKPSRMPTAEKPLVSSYLTLPFQSRLAPSPPGPAGAGSVGPRHPVPVNAHVPARASPGRGKPRSRGIPRPRLHLQRASPTTGPAMAMDLAALDTRPRTASRLSTRTTNRPGLTVNVATPNPSRLDTGIESPDLDTSLGSAVDVATVGTSKPGRGMDLVTPDPDKVGKAIATEGIAKPESTTGGAAMERAAPDPVKLGTARPDTVRLVNTAKLGVTTNSPAVDISKLVIAMGPAVPVTPDPAAGETTLDSVINLETSDVATQPSMLSRSTDAALGHPTADAATDWAAELDPARETKGQSGLGKSTLVNTLFKSQVSRKASSWNREEKIPKTVEIKAIGHVIEEGGVKMKLTVIDTPGFGDQINNENCWEPIEKYINEQYEKFLKEEVNIARKKRIPDTRVHCCLYFISPTGHSLRPLDLEFMKHLSKVVNIIPVIAKADTMTLEEKSEFKQRVRKELEVNGIEFYPQKEFDEDLEDKTENDKIRQESMPFAVVGSDKEYQVNGKRVLGRKTPWGIIEVENLNHCEFALLRDFVIRTHLQDLKEVTHNIHYETYRAKRLNDNGGLPPGEGLLGTVLPPVPATPCPTAE is encoded by the exons ATGGACCACGACTTTGAGATGCAGCCGCATGGGGCCCCCGGCCCCGGAAACTCCTCCCGCAGCCACCTGCTGGGCCGCCCAGCCCGCCCCTCTAAGCTCCCCGGTGGGGTGTCACCTCTCATCCCTGTTCTCAGGAAGACCTTCCATCTGGATGCTTTCTCCCCAAGCCACATCCCACAGGCTTCCAGCCGACCGGGCCTTGGAGCGAGGGCCTGGAGCGAGTCCTCCCAGGAGACTGGCAAGAGCCTGGCATCCAGGAAGTTCAGTTCCATCTCCTTAACAGTCCATCCGCACAGGCAGGCACggcccctgggccccctgccttctCACTGGGAAGAGCTGTCCAGCCCGGGAAGGGAGGCAGCCACCCACGGAGGAAGGAGGCTGCCCACAGTTGGCTCGTCATCAGTGTCTCTAGTGCCAGGGGACAGGGTCCACTCCGAGGGCCCAGGGAACCCAGGTCTGGCCAAACCCAGCAGGATGCCCACAGCGGAGAAGCCCCTGGTGAGCTCGTACCTGACCCTACCATTCCAGTCCCGCTTGGCTCCGAGTCCACCAGGTCCTGCGGGGGCAGGCTCAGTGGGTCCAAGGCACCCCGTTCCAGTGAATGCACATGTTCCTGCCAGAGCTTCTCCAGGAAGAGGCAAACCCCGGTCCAGGGGTATCCCGAGACCCCGGCTCCATCTCCAAAGGGCCTCCCCTACCACAGGGCCCGCGATGGCCATGGACTTGGCTGCTCTGGATACAAGGCCACGCACAGCCAGCCGTTTATCCACAAGGACCACCAACAGACCCGGCTTGACTGTCAACGTGGCTACACCAAATCCATCCAGACTGGACACAGGCATTGAGTCCCCTGATCTGGATACCAGTCTGGGCTCGGCCGTGGATGTGGCGACAGTAGGCACAAGCAAGCCTGGCAGGGGCATGGACTTGGTAACTCCAGACCCGGACAAGGTGGGCAAAGCCATAGCCACAGAGGGCATAGCCAAGCCAGAATCCACCACAGGGGGTGCAGCCATGGAACGGGCAGCCCCAGATCCAGTCAAGCTGGGCACAGCCAGGCCGGACACAGTCAGGCTGGTGAACACAGCCAAGCTGGGCGTGACTACGAATTCTCCAGCTGTGGATATAAGCAAGTTGGTCATAGCCATGGGTCCAGCTGTGCCAGTCACCCCAGACCCGGCTGCTGGTGAGACCACACTGGACAGTGTCATCAACCTGGAGACATCAGACGTTGCCACCCAGCCATCAATGCTGAGCCGAAGCACAGATGCAGCCCTGGGCCACCCTACAGCAGATGCTGCTACGGACTGGGCCGCAGAGCTGGACCCGGCCAGAGAAACCAAAG GTCAGAGTGGACTGGGCAAGTCAACACTGGTCAACACCCTCTTCAAATCCCAAGTGAGCCGCAAGGCCTCCAGCTGGAACCGGGAGGAGAAGATTCCCAAGACAGTGGAGATCAAAGCTATTGGGCATG TGATCGAGGAAGGTGGTGTCAAGATGAAGCTGACTGTCATTGACACCCCGGGCTTTGGAGACCAGATCAACAATGAAAACTG CTGGGAGCCCATTGAGAAGTACATCAACGAGCAGTACGAGAAGTTCCTGAAGGAGGAGGTGAACATCGCCAGGAAGAAACGCATCCCTGACACTCGCGTCCACTGCTGCCTCTACTTCATCTCCCCGACCGGACACTC CTTGCGACCTCTCGACCTGGAGTTCATGAAACACCTCAGCAAAGTTGTGAACATCATCCCCGTCATTGCTAAGGCTGACACCATGACCCTGGAGGAGAAGTCTGAATTCAAGCAAAGG GTTCGAAAGGAGCTTGAAGTGAATGGTATTGAATTCTACCCCCAGAAGGAATTTGATGAGGATTTGGAAGATAAGACAGAGAATGACAAAATCCGG CAGGAGAGCATGCCTTTCGCTGTGGTGGGAAGTGACAAGGAGTACCAAGTGAATGGCAAGCGGGTCCTCGGCAGAAAAACTCCCTGGGGCATCATTGAAG TGGAAAACCTCAACCACTGTGAGTTTGCCCTGCTTCGAGACTTTGTCATCAG GACGCACCTCCAGGACCTCAAGGAAGTGACACACAACATCCACTATGAGACCTACAGGGCCAAGCGTCTTAATGACAATGGAGGCCTCCCCCCG GGAGAAGGCCTCCTGGGCACTGTCCTTCCACCCGTGCcagccaccccctgccccactgcCGAATGA
- the SEPTIN3 gene encoding neuronal-specific septin-3 isoform X1: MDHDFEMQPHGAPGPGNSSRSHLLGRPARPSKLPGGVSPLIPVLRKTFHLDAFSPSHIPQASSRPGLGARAWSESSQETGKSLASRKFSSISLTVHPHRQARPLGPLPSHWEELSSPGREAATHGGRRLPTVGSSSVSLVPGDRVHSEGPGNPGLAKPSRMPTAEKPLVSSYLTLPFQSRLAPSPPGPAGAGSVGPRHPVPVNAHVPARASPGRGKPRSRGIPRPRLHLQRASPTTGPAMAMDLAALDTRPRTASRLSTRTTNRPGLTVNVATPNPSRLDTGIESPDLDTSLGSAVDVATVGTSKPGRGMDLVTPDPDKVGKAIATEGIAKPESTTGGAAMERAAPDPVKLGTARPDTVRLVNTAKLGVTTNSPAVDISKLVIAMGPAVPVTPDPAAGETTLDSVINLETSDVATQPSMLSRSTDAALGHPTADAATDWAAELDPARETKGLPETRTDAAMSELVPEPRPKPAVPMKPVGINPNLLGYIGIDTIIEQMRKKTMKTGFDFNIMVVGQSGLGKSTLVNTLFKSQVSRKASSWNREEKIPKTVEIKAIGHVIEEGGVKMKLTVIDTPGFGDQINNENCWEPIEKYINEQYEKFLKEEVNIARKKRIPDTRVHCCLYFISPTGHSLRPLDLEFMKHLSKVVNIIPVIAKADTMTLEEKSEFKQRVRKELEVNGIEFYPQKEFDEDLEDKTENDKIRQESMPFAVVGSDKEYQVNGKRVLGRKTPWGIIEVENLNHCEFALLRDFVIRTHLQDLKEVTHNIHYETYRAKRLNDNGGLPPGEGLLGTVLPPVPATPCPTAE; this comes from the exons ATGGACCACGACTTTGAGATGCAGCCGCATGGGGCCCCCGGCCCCGGAAACTCCTCCCGCAGCCACCTGCTGGGCCGCCCAGCCCGCCCCTCTAAGCTCCCCGGTGGGGTGTCACCTCTCATCCCTGTTCTCAGGAAGACCTTCCATCTGGATGCTTTCTCCCCAAGCCACATCCCACAGGCTTCCAGCCGACCGGGCCTTGGAGCGAGGGCCTGGAGCGAGTCCTCCCAGGAGACTGGCAAGAGCCTGGCATCCAGGAAGTTCAGTTCCATCTCCTTAACAGTCCATCCGCACAGGCAGGCACggcccctgggccccctgccttctCACTGGGAAGAGCTGTCCAGCCCGGGAAGGGAGGCAGCCACCCACGGAGGAAGGAGGCTGCCCACAGTTGGCTCGTCATCAGTGTCTCTAGTGCCAGGGGACAGGGTCCACTCCGAGGGCCCAGGGAACCCAGGTCTGGCCAAACCCAGCAGGATGCCCACAGCGGAGAAGCCCCTGGTGAGCTCGTACCTGACCCTACCATTCCAGTCCCGCTTGGCTCCGAGTCCACCAGGTCCTGCGGGGGCAGGCTCAGTGGGTCCAAGGCACCCCGTTCCAGTGAATGCACATGTTCCTGCCAGAGCTTCTCCAGGAAGAGGCAAACCCCGGTCCAGGGGTATCCCGAGACCCCGGCTCCATCTCCAAAGGGCCTCCCCTACCACAGGGCCCGCGATGGCCATGGACTTGGCTGCTCTGGATACAAGGCCACGCACAGCCAGCCGTTTATCCACAAGGACCACCAACAGACCCGGCTTGACTGTCAACGTGGCTACACCAAATCCATCCAGACTGGACACAGGCATTGAGTCCCCTGATCTGGATACCAGTCTGGGCTCGGCCGTGGATGTGGCGACAGTAGGCACAAGCAAGCCTGGCAGGGGCATGGACTTGGTAACTCCAGACCCGGACAAGGTGGGCAAAGCCATAGCCACAGAGGGCATAGCCAAGCCAGAATCCACCACAGGGGGTGCAGCCATGGAACGGGCAGCCCCAGATCCAGTCAAGCTGGGCACAGCCAGGCCGGACACAGTCAGGCTGGTGAACACAGCCAAGCTGGGCGTGACTACGAATTCTCCAGCTGTGGATATAAGCAAGTTGGTCATAGCCATGGGTCCAGCTGTGCCAGTCACCCCAGACCCGGCTGCTGGTGAGACCACACTGGACAGTGTCATCAACCTGGAGACATCAGACGTTGCCACCCAGCCATCAATGCTGAGCCGAAGCACAGATGCAGCCCTGGGCCACCCTACAGCAGATGCTGCTACGGACTGGGCCGCAGAGCTGGACCCGGCCAGAGAAACCAAAG GGCTCCCGGAGACCAGGACGGACGCAGCCATGTCAGAGCTGGTGCCTGAGCCCAGGCCTAAGCCGGCAGTGCCCATGAAGCCCGTGGGCATCAACCCCAACCTGCTGGGCTACATCGGCATCGACACCATCATCGAGCAGATGCGCAAGAAGACCATGAAGACCGGCTTCGACTTCAACATCATGGTGGTCG GTCAGAGTGGACTGGGCAAGTCAACACTGGTCAACACCCTCTTCAAATCCCAAGTGAGCCGCAAGGCCTCCAGCTGGAACCGGGAGGAGAAGATTCCCAAGACAGTGGAGATCAAAGCTATTGGGCATG TGATCGAGGAAGGTGGTGTCAAGATGAAGCTGACTGTCATTGACACCCCGGGCTTTGGAGACCAGATCAACAATGAAAACTG CTGGGAGCCCATTGAGAAGTACATCAACGAGCAGTACGAGAAGTTCCTGAAGGAGGAGGTGAACATCGCCAGGAAGAAACGCATCCCTGACACTCGCGTCCACTGCTGCCTCTACTTCATCTCCCCGACCGGACACTC CTTGCGACCTCTCGACCTGGAGTTCATGAAACACCTCAGCAAAGTTGTGAACATCATCCCCGTCATTGCTAAGGCTGACACCATGACCCTGGAGGAGAAGTCTGAATTCAAGCAAAGG GTTCGAAAGGAGCTTGAAGTGAATGGTATTGAATTCTACCCCCAGAAGGAATTTGATGAGGATTTGGAAGATAAGACAGAGAATGACAAAATCCGG CAGGAGAGCATGCCTTTCGCTGTGGTGGGAAGTGACAAGGAGTACCAAGTGAATGGCAAGCGGGTCCTCGGCAGAAAAACTCCCTGGGGCATCATTGAAG TGGAAAACCTCAACCACTGTGAGTTTGCCCTGCTTCGAGACTTTGTCATCAG GACGCACCTCCAGGACCTCAAGGAAGTGACACACAACATCCACTATGAGACCTACAGGGCCAAGCGTCTTAATGACAATGGAGGCCTCCCCCCG GGAGAAGGCCTCCTGGGCACTGTCCTTCCACCCGTGCcagccaccccctgccccactgcCGAATGA
- the SEPTIN3 gene encoding neuronal-specific septin-3 isoform X2 → MDHDFEMQPHGAPGPGNSSRSHLLGRPARPSKLPGGVSPLIPVLRKTFHLDAFSPSHIPQASSRPGLGARAWSESSQETGKSLASRKFSSISLTVHPHRQARPLGPLPSHWEELSSPGREAATHGGRRLPTVGSSSVSLVPGDRVHSEGPGNPGLAKPSRMPTAEKPLVSSYLTLPFQSRLAPSPPGPAGAGSVGPRHPVPVNAHVPARASPGRGKPRSRGIPRPRLHLQRASPTTGPAMAMDLAALDTRPRTASRLSTRTTNRPGLTVNVATPNPSRLDTGIESPDLDTSLGSAVDVATVGTSKPGRGMDLVTPDPDKVGKAIATEGIAKPESTTGGAAMERAAPDPVKLGTARPDTVRLVNTAKLGVTTNSPAVDISKLVIAMGPAVPVTPDPAAGETTLDSVINLETSDVATQPSMLSRSTDAALGHPTADAATDWAAELDPARETKGLPETRTDAAMSELVPEPRPKPAVPMKPVGINPNLLGYIGIDTIIEQMRKKTMKTGFDFNIMVVVIEEGGVKMKLTVIDTPGFGDQINNENCWEPIEKYINEQYEKFLKEEVNIARKKRIPDTRVHCCLYFISPTGHSLRPLDLEFMKHLSKVVNIIPVIAKADTMTLEEKSEFKQRVRKELEVNGIEFYPQKEFDEDLEDKTENDKIRQESMPFAVVGSDKEYQVNGKRVLGRKTPWGIIEVENLNHCEFALLRDFVIRTHLQDLKEVTHNIHYETYRAKRLNDNGGLPPGEGLLGTVLPPVPATPCPTAE, encoded by the exons ATGGACCACGACTTTGAGATGCAGCCGCATGGGGCCCCCGGCCCCGGAAACTCCTCCCGCAGCCACCTGCTGGGCCGCCCAGCCCGCCCCTCTAAGCTCCCCGGTGGGGTGTCACCTCTCATCCCTGTTCTCAGGAAGACCTTCCATCTGGATGCTTTCTCCCCAAGCCACATCCCACAGGCTTCCAGCCGACCGGGCCTTGGAGCGAGGGCCTGGAGCGAGTCCTCCCAGGAGACTGGCAAGAGCCTGGCATCCAGGAAGTTCAGTTCCATCTCCTTAACAGTCCATCCGCACAGGCAGGCACggcccctgggccccctgccttctCACTGGGAAGAGCTGTCCAGCCCGGGAAGGGAGGCAGCCACCCACGGAGGAAGGAGGCTGCCCACAGTTGGCTCGTCATCAGTGTCTCTAGTGCCAGGGGACAGGGTCCACTCCGAGGGCCCAGGGAACCCAGGTCTGGCCAAACCCAGCAGGATGCCCACAGCGGAGAAGCCCCTGGTGAGCTCGTACCTGACCCTACCATTCCAGTCCCGCTTGGCTCCGAGTCCACCAGGTCCTGCGGGGGCAGGCTCAGTGGGTCCAAGGCACCCCGTTCCAGTGAATGCACATGTTCCTGCCAGAGCTTCTCCAGGAAGAGGCAAACCCCGGTCCAGGGGTATCCCGAGACCCCGGCTCCATCTCCAAAGGGCCTCCCCTACCACAGGGCCCGCGATGGCCATGGACTTGGCTGCTCTGGATACAAGGCCACGCACAGCCAGCCGTTTATCCACAAGGACCACCAACAGACCCGGCTTGACTGTCAACGTGGCTACACCAAATCCATCCAGACTGGACACAGGCATTGAGTCCCCTGATCTGGATACCAGTCTGGGCTCGGCCGTGGATGTGGCGACAGTAGGCACAAGCAAGCCTGGCAGGGGCATGGACTTGGTAACTCCAGACCCGGACAAGGTGGGCAAAGCCATAGCCACAGAGGGCATAGCCAAGCCAGAATCCACCACAGGGGGTGCAGCCATGGAACGGGCAGCCCCAGATCCAGTCAAGCTGGGCACAGCCAGGCCGGACACAGTCAGGCTGGTGAACACAGCCAAGCTGGGCGTGACTACGAATTCTCCAGCTGTGGATATAAGCAAGTTGGTCATAGCCATGGGTCCAGCTGTGCCAGTCACCCCAGACCCGGCTGCTGGTGAGACCACACTGGACAGTGTCATCAACCTGGAGACATCAGACGTTGCCACCCAGCCATCAATGCTGAGCCGAAGCACAGATGCAGCCCTGGGCCACCCTACAGCAGATGCTGCTACGGACTGGGCCGCAGAGCTGGACCCGGCCAGAGAAACCAAAG GGCTCCCGGAGACCAGGACGGACGCAGCCATGTCAGAGCTGGTGCCTGAGCCCAGGCCTAAGCCGGCAGTGCCCATGAAGCCCGTGGGCATCAACCCCAACCTGCTGGGCTACATCGGCATCGACACCATCATCGAGCAGATGCGCAAGAAGACCATGAAGACCGGCTTCGACTTCAACATCATGGTGGTCG TGATCGAGGAAGGTGGTGTCAAGATGAAGCTGACTGTCATTGACACCCCGGGCTTTGGAGACCAGATCAACAATGAAAACTG CTGGGAGCCCATTGAGAAGTACATCAACGAGCAGTACGAGAAGTTCCTGAAGGAGGAGGTGAACATCGCCAGGAAGAAACGCATCCCTGACACTCGCGTCCACTGCTGCCTCTACTTCATCTCCCCGACCGGACACTC CTTGCGACCTCTCGACCTGGAGTTCATGAAACACCTCAGCAAAGTTGTGAACATCATCCCCGTCATTGCTAAGGCTGACACCATGACCCTGGAGGAGAAGTCTGAATTCAAGCAAAGG GTTCGAAAGGAGCTTGAAGTGAATGGTATTGAATTCTACCCCCAGAAGGAATTTGATGAGGATTTGGAAGATAAGACAGAGAATGACAAAATCCGG CAGGAGAGCATGCCTTTCGCTGTGGTGGGAAGTGACAAGGAGTACCAAGTGAATGGCAAGCGGGTCCTCGGCAGAAAAACTCCCTGGGGCATCATTGAAG TGGAAAACCTCAACCACTGTGAGTTTGCCCTGCTTCGAGACTTTGTCATCAG GACGCACCTCCAGGACCTCAAGGAAGTGACACACAACATCCACTATGAGACCTACAGGGCCAAGCGTCTTAATGACAATGGAGGCCTCCCCCCG GGAGAAGGCCTCCTGGGCACTGTCCTTCCACCCGTGCcagccaccccctgccccactgcCGAATGA
- the SEPTIN3 gene encoding neuronal-specific septin-3 isoform X4, which produces MDHDFEMQPHGAPGPGNSSRSHLLGRPARPSKLPGGVSPLIPVLRKTFHLDAFSPSHIPQASSRPGLGARAWSESSQETGKSLASRKFSSISLTVHPHRQARPLGPLPSHWEELSSPGREAATHGGRRLPTVGSSSVSLVPGDRVHSEGPGNPGLAKPSRMPTAEKPLVSSYLTLPFQSRLAPSPPGPAGAGSVGPRHPVPVNAHVPARASPGRGKPRSRGIPRPRLHLQRASPTTGPAMAMDLAALDTRPRTASRLSTRTTNRPGLTVNVATPNPSRLDTGIESPDLDTSLGSAVDVATVGTSKPGRGMDLVTPDPDKVGKAIATEGIAKPESTTGGAAMERAAPDPVKLGTARPDTVRLVNTAKLGVTTNSPAVDISKLVIAMGPAVPVTPDPAAGETTLDSVINLETSDVATQPSMLSRSTDAALGHPTADAATDWAAELDPARETKVIEEGGVKMKLTVIDTPGFGDQINNENCWEPIEKYINEQYEKFLKEEVNIARKKRIPDTRVHCCLYFISPTGHSLRPLDLEFMKHLSKVVNIIPVIAKADTMTLEEKSEFKQRVRKELEVNGIEFYPQKEFDEDLEDKTENDKIRQESMPFAVVGSDKEYQVNGKRVLGRKTPWGIIEVENLNHCEFALLRDFVIRTHLQDLKEVTHNIHYETYRAKRLNDNGGLPPGEGLLGTVLPPVPATPCPTAE; this is translated from the exons ATGGACCACGACTTTGAGATGCAGCCGCATGGGGCCCCCGGCCCCGGAAACTCCTCCCGCAGCCACCTGCTGGGCCGCCCAGCCCGCCCCTCTAAGCTCCCCGGTGGGGTGTCACCTCTCATCCCTGTTCTCAGGAAGACCTTCCATCTGGATGCTTTCTCCCCAAGCCACATCCCACAGGCTTCCAGCCGACCGGGCCTTGGAGCGAGGGCCTGGAGCGAGTCCTCCCAGGAGACTGGCAAGAGCCTGGCATCCAGGAAGTTCAGTTCCATCTCCTTAACAGTCCATCCGCACAGGCAGGCACggcccctgggccccctgccttctCACTGGGAAGAGCTGTCCAGCCCGGGAAGGGAGGCAGCCACCCACGGAGGAAGGAGGCTGCCCACAGTTGGCTCGTCATCAGTGTCTCTAGTGCCAGGGGACAGGGTCCACTCCGAGGGCCCAGGGAACCCAGGTCTGGCCAAACCCAGCAGGATGCCCACAGCGGAGAAGCCCCTGGTGAGCTCGTACCTGACCCTACCATTCCAGTCCCGCTTGGCTCCGAGTCCACCAGGTCCTGCGGGGGCAGGCTCAGTGGGTCCAAGGCACCCCGTTCCAGTGAATGCACATGTTCCTGCCAGAGCTTCTCCAGGAAGAGGCAAACCCCGGTCCAGGGGTATCCCGAGACCCCGGCTCCATCTCCAAAGGGCCTCCCCTACCACAGGGCCCGCGATGGCCATGGACTTGGCTGCTCTGGATACAAGGCCACGCACAGCCAGCCGTTTATCCACAAGGACCACCAACAGACCCGGCTTGACTGTCAACGTGGCTACACCAAATCCATCCAGACTGGACACAGGCATTGAGTCCCCTGATCTGGATACCAGTCTGGGCTCGGCCGTGGATGTGGCGACAGTAGGCACAAGCAAGCCTGGCAGGGGCATGGACTTGGTAACTCCAGACCCGGACAAGGTGGGCAAAGCCATAGCCACAGAGGGCATAGCCAAGCCAGAATCCACCACAGGGGGTGCAGCCATGGAACGGGCAGCCCCAGATCCAGTCAAGCTGGGCACAGCCAGGCCGGACACAGTCAGGCTGGTGAACACAGCCAAGCTGGGCGTGACTACGAATTCTCCAGCTGTGGATATAAGCAAGTTGGTCATAGCCATGGGTCCAGCTGTGCCAGTCACCCCAGACCCGGCTGCTGGTGAGACCACACTGGACAGTGTCATCAACCTGGAGACATCAGACGTTGCCACCCAGCCATCAATGCTGAGCCGAAGCACAGATGCAGCCCTGGGCCACCCTACAGCAGATGCTGCTACGGACTGGGCCGCAGAGCTGGACCCGGCCAGAGAAACCAAAG TGATCGAGGAAGGTGGTGTCAAGATGAAGCTGACTGTCATTGACACCCCGGGCTTTGGAGACCAGATCAACAATGAAAACTG CTGGGAGCCCATTGAGAAGTACATCAACGAGCAGTACGAGAAGTTCCTGAAGGAGGAGGTGAACATCGCCAGGAAGAAACGCATCCCTGACACTCGCGTCCACTGCTGCCTCTACTTCATCTCCCCGACCGGACACTC CTTGCGACCTCTCGACCTGGAGTTCATGAAACACCTCAGCAAAGTTGTGAACATCATCCCCGTCATTGCTAAGGCTGACACCATGACCCTGGAGGAGAAGTCTGAATTCAAGCAAAGG GTTCGAAAGGAGCTTGAAGTGAATGGTATTGAATTCTACCCCCAGAAGGAATTTGATGAGGATTTGGAAGATAAGACAGAGAATGACAAAATCCGG CAGGAGAGCATGCCTTTCGCTGTGGTGGGAAGTGACAAGGAGTACCAAGTGAATGGCAAGCGGGTCCTCGGCAGAAAAACTCCCTGGGGCATCATTGAAG TGGAAAACCTCAACCACTGTGAGTTTGCCCTGCTTCGAGACTTTGTCATCAG GACGCACCTCCAGGACCTCAAGGAAGTGACACACAACATCCACTATGAGACCTACAGGGCCAAGCGTCTTAATGACAATGGAGGCCTCCCCCCG GGAGAAGGCCTCCTGGGCACTGTCCTTCCACCCGTGCcagccaccccctgccccactgcCGAATGA
- the SEPTIN3 gene encoding neuronal-specific septin-3 isoform X6 — MSKGLPETRTDAAMSELVPEPRPKPAVPMKPVGINPNLLGYIGIDTIIEQMRKKTMKTGFDFNIMVVGQSGLGKSTLVNTLFKSQVSRKASSWNREEKIPKTVEIKAIGHVIEEGGVKMKLTVIDTPGFGDQINNENCWEPIEKYINEQYEKFLKEEVNIARKKRIPDTRVHCCLYFISPTGHSLRPLDLEFMKHLSKVVNIIPVIAKADTMTLEEKSEFKQRVRKELEVNGIEFYPQKEFDEDLEDKTENDKIRESMPFAVVGSDKEYQVNGKRVLGRKTPWGIIEVENLNHCEFALLRDFVIRTHLQDLKEVTHNIHYETYRAKRLNDNGGLPPGEGLLGTVLPPVPATPCPTAE, encoded by the exons ATGTCCAAAG GGCTCCCGGAGACCAGGACGGACGCAGCCATGTCAGAGCTGGTGCCTGAGCCCAGGCCTAAGCCGGCAGTGCCCATGAAGCCCGTGGGCATCAACCCCAACCTGCTGGGCTACATCGGCATCGACACCATCATCGAGCAGATGCGCAAGAAGACCATGAAGACCGGCTTCGACTTCAACATCATGGTGGTCG GTCAGAGTGGACTGGGCAAGTCAACACTGGTCAACACCCTCTTCAAATCCCAAGTGAGCCGCAAGGCCTCCAGCTGGAACCGGGAGGAGAAGATTCCCAAGACAGTGGAGATCAAAGCTATTGGGCATG TGATCGAGGAAGGTGGTGTCAAGATGAAGCTGACTGTCATTGACACCCCGGGCTTTGGAGACCAGATCAACAATGAAAACTG CTGGGAGCCCATTGAGAAGTACATCAACGAGCAGTACGAGAAGTTCCTGAAGGAGGAGGTGAACATCGCCAGGAAGAAACGCATCCCTGACACTCGCGTCCACTGCTGCCTCTACTTCATCTCCCCGACCGGACACTC CTTGCGACCTCTCGACCTGGAGTTCATGAAACACCTCAGCAAAGTTGTGAACATCATCCCCGTCATTGCTAAGGCTGACACCATGACCCTGGAGGAGAAGTCTGAATTCAAGCAAAGG GTTCGAAAGGAGCTTGAAGTGAATGGTATTGAATTCTACCCCCAGAAGGAATTTGATGAGGATTTGGAAGATAAGACAGAGAATGACAAAATCCGG GAGAGCATGCCTTTCGCTGTGGTGGGAAGTGACAAGGAGTACCAAGTGAATGGCAAGCGGGTCCTCGGCAGAAAAACTCCCTGGGGCATCATTGAAG TGGAAAACCTCAACCACTGTGAGTTTGCCCTGCTTCGAGACTTTGTCATCAG GACGCACCTCCAGGACCTCAAGGAAGTGACACACAACATCCACTATGAGACCTACAGGGCCAAGCGTCTTAATGACAATGGAGGCCTCCCCCCG GGAGAAGGCCTCCTGGGCACTGTCCTTCCACCCGTGCcagccaccccctgccccactgcCGAATGA